Below is a window of Vicinamibacteria bacterium DNA.
GCCGCGCTCGCGGAGCGAAGCCTGCTAGACTACGCGTTTCGCGAGCGGGCCCTTGCCCCCGTTCCACGAGCAGGCTGATGAAAAAGTACAGTCCAGCCTGCGCGAGCGGAGCGAGCCCGGCGCGCTTGCCGCGCCGTAAACAGTCCGAGCCGTTGGCGGAACGATCGATCACGGGTCCGCCACGGCACTGAGCACTCTGGGAGGAGAAACGATGCGTAATAATCGGTTGAGCTGGATGCGGGCGGTGGCGGTCGTCGGGGTGGCAGTGATGGTCGTGGCGAGCTCGAGTCGCCTCGAGGCCCAGTCGATGACGACGAACCCGTTTCGCCCGATCGTGGACTGGGGCGAGCTACCCGACGGCCGAACGTTCGGATCCACCAGCGCGGTGGATATCGCTGCCGATGGCAACATCTGGGTCGTCGAGCGGTGCGGCGCCAATACCTGTGTCGGCTCGGACGTCGATCCCGTCCTGCTTTTCACGAAGGAGGGAAAGCTCCTCCGCAGCTTCGGTTCGGGCATGTTCGCCTGGCCGCATGGGATCGACGTGGACGGCGACGGCAACCTCTGGGTCACCGACGCCTGGCGTGAAGGTGCTACCGACACCGGACACGTCGTCTACAAGTTCAACCCGAGCGGCGAGCTTCTGATGACGATCGGCGAGCCGGGAGTGCCGGGCGATCCGCCGCGGCACCTCAGGCGACCCTCGGACGTCCTGGTGGCACCGAACGGCGAGATCTACATCGTCGAGGCGCACGATCAATCGGTGAATCGGGTCACGAAGTGGGCAGCAGACGGAGCCTACATCGAGACCTGGGGCGAAACCGGCCACGGGCCGAAGCAGTTTCGCGATCCGCACGCGCTCGCCATGGACTCGCAGGGCCGCCTCTTCGTCGGGGATCGCTACAACAACCGCATCCAGCTCTTCGATCAAGAGGGCAACTTCCTCGCCATCTGGACGCAGTTCGGCCGCCCGAGCGGTATCTTCATCGACGCGAACGATGTCATCTACGTCGCCGATTCGGAATCGAGCCCC
It encodes the following:
- a CDS encoding peptidyl-alpha-hydroxyglycine alpha-amidating lyase family protein, coding for MRNNRLSWMRAVAVVGVAVMVVASSSRLEAQSMTTNPFRPIVDWGELPDGRTFGSTSAVDIAADGNIWVVERCGANTCVGSDVDPVLLFTKEGKLLRSFGSGMFAWPHGIDVDGDGNLWVTDAWREGATDTGHVVYKFNPSGELLMTIGEPGVPGDPPRHLRRPSDVLVAPNGEIYIVEAHDQSVNRVTKWAADGAYIETWGETGHGPKQFRDPHALAMDSQGRLFVGDRYNNRIQLFDQEGNFLAIWTQFGRPSGIFIDANDVIYVADSESSPAPDEYMGMRNAGWEKGIRIGDARTGWVRHFIPDDRVNVTGYSGPEGIAVDDEGNLYGAEVTQQRVVKWVRFRP